ACAACTCTTTTGGTACTCTTATCATATGTTCTTAAAGCACAAAGCATTGAAGGAAAATGGTTGATGAGTACGGAGAACGCAATTGATACTTATTCTATTCCTGAAATATTTGTAATAGAGTTTAATAAAGGAATGACAAGAGTGTTTGATTTTGATAAACCAGTAGAAAAAGAGAAAAAAATTATAATAACGAAAGATACTTTAGAATTTACTGAGAAAGATAGCATTGTTAGTTTACCTTATAAGTTTATAAGCAATGATGTGCTTCAAATAGTTCATTTTATAAAAGATGAAGAAGGAGAAAAGAGTGAGTTTCCAGTAACTTATTTTAGAATAAAACCTACAAAAACTTCATTATCCAAAGAAGAAATAGAAAACATTATATATAAAACAGAAATAGGTACTATTTCTTTTGAAAAGAGTTTAGAAAATTATTTGTTAAAAGTTAAAGAGGAGGATTTTAACTTTTTTAATGAAAGGTTTTTTATTGAAAAATTGGATGATACTTTTGTTATTTCGAGTTATCAATATGGAAAAAGAAATAACATAACTTTAATTAAAGAAGTAAATAATAATGGTTTAGTATTGGTTGGAGGCAATGAAAAACCTTATCTGTTGACTTTAAAAAAGGTGAACACTAAAAATTAAGTGTTTACACGTATTATTTATATTAAGCTAAGTATCTTTGTTCTTTAAATTATTCTATTAATCGAACACAACTATTTAATACAATATATACATGAAATTTTTTATTGATACTGCAAACTTAGATCAGATTAGAGAAGCGCAAGCTTTAGGTATTTTAGATGGAGTTACTACAAACCCATCATTAATGGCTAAAGAAGGAATTACTGGAGAAGAAAATATTAAGAATCACTACAAAGCTATTTGTGAGATTGTTGATGGTGATGTTTCTGCAGAGGTAATTTCTACTGATTTTGAAGGAATGGTAAAAGAAGGAGAAGCATTAGCTGCTTTACACCCACAAATTGTGGTAAAATTGCCAATGATTGCTGATGGAGTAAAAGCTTGTAAGTATTTTTCTGATAAAGGAATTAAAACAAATGTTACATTAGTGTTTTCTGCAGGGCAAGCTTTATTAGCTGCAAAAGCAGGAGCAACATATGTATCTCCATTTATTGGTCGTTTAGATGATATTTCTACAGATGGATTAAACTTAATTGAAGAAATCCGTATGATTTATGATAACTATATGTTTGATACAGAAATCTTAGCAGCTTCTGTGCGTCACACAATGCATATTATTGATTGTGCTAAGCTTGGTGCTGATGTAATGACTGGACCTTTAAGTGCAATTTCTGGATTATTAAAACACCCATTAACAGATATCGGTTTAGAAAAATTCTTAGCAGATTACAAAAAAGGAAACTAATCAACATAGTTGATGTAAAATACTAAATGTCATTTCGATTTCGAAATGACATTTTTTAGCTAAAATATATGTACCCAAAAAAAGAATTAGCACAATTAGTAATTTCGGCTTGTCATCAATTTGAAATTGATACGGTAGTAATATCTCCAGGTTCGAGAAATGCTCCCTTAACGATTGGTTTTTCAAATCATTCAGGAATTGAAACGTTGAGTGTAGTTGATGAGCGTTGTGCTGCGTTTTTTGCTATGGGTATAGCCCAACAAAAAAGAAAACCAGTAGCCATTGTATGTTCTTCTGGATCTGCTTTGTTGAACTATTATCCGGCCATTGCTGAAGCTTTTTACAGTCAAATTCCATTGATTGTTATCTCAGCAGACAGACCTAAACATTTAATAGATGTTGGAGATGGTCAAACCATTCGTCAAGAAAATGTATTTAAAAATCATATTCTCTACTCGGCGAACTTAGTAGAAGGAGAAACAGATCAAAATAAAATTTTAATAACAGAGGCATTACAGACTTCAAAAGAAAATATGGGCCCTGTTCATATCAATGTTCCTTTTGATGAACCTCTATATGAAACAGTAGAAGAATTAAATGAATTCGATTTTTCTAAGAATGTTTTGAAAGAAACAAAGCAGTCTGTAAAATTTGAAAAGTTAGCTTCTATATGGAATACTTCTGCTAAAAAAATGATTTTAGTAGGAAGTAACTATCCTGATATTGAATTACAAGAAGTGTTAGAAGCTTATGTACAAGATATATCTGTTTTAGTTTTAACCGAAACCACTTCTAACCTTTATCACGCTAAGTTTGTTAATTCAATTGATAAATTAATTTTTCCATTATCAGATGAAGAGTTTAAAGCACTTCAACCTGATGTTTTAGTAACATTGGGTGGATTAGTGATTTCAAAAAAAATAAAACAATTTTTAAGAAAATATCAGCCTAAACATCATTGGCACATTGACCAATTAAGAGCCTTTAATACTTACTTTACGTTAGATGAATTTATTCAGGAAGAACCAGTGAAAGTTCTAGAAGAGTTCTCAAACTACACTAAAAAAGTAGAGAGTACGTATCAATCTAAGTGGTTATTAAAGAAAGAAGAAAGAGCTCTAAAACATCAGGAGTATCTGTTAGGTTGTGAGTATTCAGATTTAAAAGTTTTTGAGTCTGTATTGAATACGATACCAAATAATAGTCAGGTACAAATAAGTAATAGTTCTACTATTCGTTATTCGCAATTATTTGATGTGAATCCAACCTTAAGAATATTCTGTAATAGAGGAACAAGTGGGATTGATGGAAGTACGAGCACCGCAGTTGGTGCCGCTTTTTCAGATGAGCAACAAACTATTTTTATAACAGGAGATTTAAGTTTCTTTTACGATAGTAATGCATTGTGGAACACTAATATTCCAAATAATTTCAGAATAATTATTTTAAACAATGCTGGAGGTGGAATTTTTAGATTTATTCCAGGGCCTTTAACTACAAATGCTACAGAGTATTTTGAAACTCCACATAATCTAACAGCAGTACATTTGGCTAAAATGTATAATTTTGAATATGTTGCTGTAAAAGATCATATAACATTAGAGAAAGAGTTGGGTGATTTTTATAAAGAATCTGAACAACCAAAAATAATGGAGGTATTTACTCCAAAAGAAATTAATGATGTAGTTTTAAAGAACTATTTTAAAAACTTATAAGATGGAATTAAAGGAAGGTGATAAAGTTGATTTAGTAATTGGAGTTCAAACTACTTTAGGGTACTCTGTGTTGATCAATGAAGAAACGGAAGGCTTATTATATAATAATGAGGTTTTTAAAGATATTGAAGAAGGAATGAGAACGGTAGGTTATGTGAAGAAACTTCGTGAAGATGGTAAGATTGATGTAGCTTTACGTCCTCAAGGATTTAAAAACGTGATTGATGAAGATGTAGAAAAGGTATTGGCAAAGTTAAAAGAGAAAGGCTATTTGTTATTAACCGATAAAAGCTCACCAGAATCAATTAAGTTTCATTTACAAATGAGTAAAAAAGCTTTTAAGAGAGCAATTGGTAAACTGTATAAAGAAAGAAAAATTACGTTAAGTGAAGACGGAATAGAACTGAAATAAAAAAGACCTAAATTAATTTAGGTCTTTTTTATGTATACGCTTTTCAGCTTTGTTTAATTATCTTCCTGTTCTTCCTCTTCTTCTTGTTTATCTTCTTCCTCGTTAAACTCTTCTTCTTGAGCTTTTTGTTCAGCTTTTTGTTTTGTTAATAAATCGTTTACACGTTTAATGTTTTCATAAAAAGCATTTGCGTTAGGATCTGAAGGGTCCATTTTACCAAAAGCAGCTTTGTAATAAAAATCTGCTCTTTCGTAATCTTTACCAAGCTCATAATATTTACCAACATAATAATCACCTAAATGCATGTCAGGATATTTGATCATAACAAAGTCACCTAAAACACGTAAGTAATCCCCATCTTGTTTATCAGTAACAATTCCTTCAATGGTAAAGATGTCATCTAAACGAACATTTAAGTTGTTACCATATAGATATTCAATATCTAAGTATTTTTTCTCTAGATATTTAATAGCTTCTAAAGGTTCTAAATCTTTAATCTTAGTTTCGTATTCTTCTTTTGTGATTTTAGCATAAATAGAAAACATATTCGTAAACGCTCTAGGAATTGTTTCACTCATCATAGAAAGTAAACTAGGAGCATTTGGAAATTCATCGAATTTAATATTTAAGTTACTTGCATCGAAAGAAGATAAATAAGTACTTATTTGTTTAAAACGATCGTATTGTTCCTTTTTAATATAATTCTTATTGTTACTATTATAAATAAAGAAATTGTTGTCCACATTTCCTAAACGAGATAAGGAGTAAGACTCTAAAGTAACACCGGCCAACTCTGAATAATATGGAGAAGCACATATATACGAATTAAAAATAGGGTTCTCTTCCTTTAGAAAATAATTAATCAAGTTAATAGATTTACCTTCTCCTGCAATCGTTAAAAATGGTGAAGTTCTATAAGTTGCTTCCGCAAAAGGAATGATTTCTTTTTTTATAAAACGATGAAATTGTTTTGCTGTAGCTGTTAAATCATCATTTTTAGGAACGATGGAAACGTCTCTATGATACGTTTTTTCCATGTTAATACCTATAACAATTTGTCTAGGAGCTTTGTCTACATCAGCAAACAACTTCGCATTTCCAACATACAAATCAAATAAATAATCATCACCTAATATAATTGCAACAGGATAACTCAATTCCGCATCCGTTTCATAACCTTTAGGGAGGTAAATTTTTAAATTACGTTTGGCTTTTAGTTCAACAGAATTGTACTCTTTTGTAATCACTTCTTGAGAAAATACAAGTGCTGAAAAACTAAATGCTACTAAAAAAAATAAATGTTTCATCGGGGATGTTTTGTTTGTTTCAAATATAAAAAAGAAAAATAAAGTTATTATGTTATTTTTGCTCAATAATATAACGATAATATTTTGGAATTATGATAAAACCAGAGTGGAAAACTGCAAAAGAATACGAGGATATAACTTATAAGAAGAGTCATAATGTAGCACGAATTGCATTTAACAGGCCTAATGTACGTAATGCGTTCAGACCAAAGACGACATCAGAGTTATTAGACGCTTTTCATGACGCACATGAAGACACTAACATAGGAGTAGTATTATTATCTGCAGAAGGACCTTCAACTAAAGATGGTGTGTGGAGTTTTTGTTCTGGTGGAGACCAAAATGCACGTGGACACCAAGGGTATGTTGGAGAAGATGGTTATCACCGATTAAATATTTTAGAAGTACAACGTTTAATTCGCTTTATGCCAAAAGCAGTTATTTGTGTAGTGCCAGGTTGGGCTGTAGGAGGTGGACATAGTTTACATGTAACATGTGATTTAACCTTAGCGAGCAAAGAACATGCAATATTCAAACAAACTGATGCAGATGTAACTTCTTTTGATGCTGGGTATGGTTCTGCTTATTTAGCAAAAATGGTAGGTCAAAAGAAAGCTCGTGAAATTTTCTTTTTAGGAAGAAATTATTCTGCTCAAGAAGCTTACGAAATGGGAATGGTAAATGCGGTAGTTCCACATGATGAATTAGAGCAAACAGCATTTGACTGGGCACAAGAAATATTAGCAAAGTCGCCAACATCTATTAAAATGTTAAAGTTCGCCATGAACTTAACAGATGATGGAATGGTAGGACAACAAGTGTTTGCTGGAGAAGTTACACGTTTAGCATATATGACTGATGAAGCAAAA
The sequence above is a segment of the Tenacibaculum sp. 190130A14a genome. Coding sequences within it:
- a CDS encoding alpha/beta hydrolase-fold protein, producing MKHLFFLVAFSFSALVFSQEVITKEYNSVELKAKRNLKIYLPKGYETDAELSYPVAIILGDDYLFDLYVGNAKLFADVDKAPRQIVIGINMEKTYHRDVSIVPKNDDLTATAKQFHRFIKKEIIPFAEATYRTSPFLTIAGEGKSINLINYFLKEENPIFNSYICASPYYSELAGVTLESYSLSRLGNVDNNFFIYNSNNKNYIKKEQYDRFKQISTYLSSFDASNLNIKFDEFPNAPSLLSMMSETIPRAFTNMFSIYAKITKEEYETKIKDLEPLEAIKYLEKKYLDIEYLYGNNLNVRLDDIFTIEGIVTDKQDGDYLRVLGDFVMIKYPDMHLGDYYVGKYYELGKDYERADFYYKAAFGKMDPSDPNANAFYENIKRVNDLLTKQKAEQKAQEEEFNEEEDKQEEEEEQEDN
- a CDS encoding 1,4-dihydroxy-2-naphthoyl-CoA synthase yields the protein MIKPEWKTAKEYEDITYKKSHNVARIAFNRPNVRNAFRPKTTSELLDAFHDAHEDTNIGVVLLSAEGPSTKDGVWSFCSGGDQNARGHQGYVGEDGYHRLNILEVQRLIRFMPKAVICVVPGWAVGGGHSLHVTCDLTLASKEHAIFKQTDADVTSFDAGYGSAYLAKMVGQKKAREIFFLGRNYSAQEAYEMGMVNAVVPHDELEQTAFDWAQEILAKSPTSIKMLKFAMNLTDDGMVGQQVFAGEVTRLAYMTDEAKEGRDAFLEKRKPNFPKTWIP
- the fsa gene encoding fructose-6-phosphate aldolase, translated to MKFFIDTANLDQIREAQALGILDGVTTNPSLMAKEGITGEENIKNHYKAICEIVDGDVSAEVISTDFEGMVKEGEALAALHPQIVVKLPMIADGVKACKYFSDKGIKTNVTLVFSAGQALLAAKAGATYVSPFIGRLDDISTDGLNLIEEIRMIYDNYMFDTEILAASVRHTMHIIDCAKLGADVMTGPLSAISGLLKHPLTDIGLEKFLADYKKGN
- a CDS encoding DNA-binding protein codes for the protein MELKEGDKVDLVIGVQTTLGYSVLINEETEGLLYNNEVFKDIEEGMRTVGYVKKLREDGKIDVALRPQGFKNVIDEDVEKVLAKLKEKGYLLLTDKSSPESIKFHLQMSKKAFKRAIGKLYKERKITLSEDGIELK
- the menD gene encoding 2-succinyl-5-enolpyruvyl-6-hydroxy-3-cyclohexene-1-carboxylic-acid synthase, with the protein product MYPKKELAQLVISACHQFEIDTVVISPGSRNAPLTIGFSNHSGIETLSVVDERCAAFFAMGIAQQKRKPVAIVCSSGSALLNYYPAIAEAFYSQIPLIVISADRPKHLIDVGDGQTIRQENVFKNHILYSANLVEGETDQNKILITEALQTSKENMGPVHINVPFDEPLYETVEELNEFDFSKNVLKETKQSVKFEKLASIWNTSAKKMILVGSNYPDIELQEVLEAYVQDISVLVLTETTSNLYHAKFVNSIDKLIFPLSDEEFKALQPDVLVTLGGLVISKKIKQFLRKYQPKHHWHIDQLRAFNTYFTLDEFIQEEPVKVLEEFSNYTKKVESTYQSKWLLKKEERALKHQEYLLGCEYSDLKVFESVLNTIPNNSQVQISNSSTIRYSQLFDVNPTLRIFCNRGTSGIDGSTSTAVGAAFSDEQQTIFITGDLSFFYDSNALWNTNIPNNFRIIILNNAGGGIFRFIPGPLTTNATEYFETPHNLTAVHLAKMYNFEYVAVKDHITLEKELGDFYKESEQPKIMEVFTPKEINDVVLKNYFKNL